A single window of Crassostrea angulata isolate pt1a10 chromosome 8, ASM2561291v2, whole genome shotgun sequence DNA harbors:
- the LOC128161190 gene encoding fucolectin-like — translation MSLLLFIALLLHVNVTLGHEELKNVAYSKKVTLSSEHSLYPGSKAVNGILTDFATTGSEKHPWLIIDLGATYEVHQIEVFARSGCCGLQIHDLDVRVGSDPHNMKLCGHFSGHASNGQRIAFWCPYNTKGQYVKLQIMAGPVNHLSPAEVLVWGLQVY, via the exons ATGTCATTGTTACTCTTCATTGCTCTCTTGCTGCATGTAAACGTTACTTTAGGCCACGAAGAACTCAAAAATGTGGCATACTCGAAAAAGGTGACTCTTAGTTCTGAGCATAGCTTATACCCAGGATCGAAAGCTGTAAACGGTATCCTGACCGACTTCGCTACTACTGGATCCGAGAAACATCCCTGGTTGATAATAGATCTGGGAGCAACCTATGAAGTCCATCAAATAGAGGTGTTTGCCAGATCCGGGTGCTGTG GTCTTCAGATACATGACCTTGATGTTAGAGTCGGTAGTGATCCTCACAACATGAAGCTGTGCGGTCACTTCTCGGGACACGCTTCAAATGGTCAGAGGATTGCATTCTGGTGCCCTTATAACACCAAAGGGCAATATGTAAAGCTACAGATTATGGCGGGACCAGTAAATCATCTGTCCCCTGCCGAGGTCCTTGTTTGGGGTTTACAAGTGTATTAA